A window of Oncorhynchus tshawytscha isolate Ot180627B linkage group LG10, Otsh_v2.0, whole genome shotgun sequence contains these coding sequences:
- the LOC112259887 gene encoding interleukin-8 has product MNTAMTVIVLLVCSDVICMIQGRTIEDPRCRCPTVHTGGVNISLIRKLTYYPPRSHCSKEELIVTLKSGGLLCLDPNGSFAKKLIKGQTKVNQQRQNQRSIETLSTHTTTST; this is encoded by the exons ATGAATACTGCAATGACTGTTATTGTTCTTCTGGTGTGCTCAGACGTCATCTGCATGATACAAG GGAGAACTATAGAAGATCCTCGGTGCCGGTgtcctacagtacatacaggggGGGTGAATATCAGTTTAATCAGGAAACTGACCTATTACCCTCCTCGCTCACACTGCTCTAAGGAAGAACTCAT TGTCACACTGAAATCCGGAGGTTTGCTCTGTCTCGACCCAAATGGGAGCTTTGCCAAAAAACTGATTAAAGGACAGACCAAAGT AAATCAACAGCGTCAGAATCAACGTTCCATTGAGACTCTCTCCACACATACTACCACTAGCACTTGA